A window of the Pseudomonas gozinkensis genome harbors these coding sequences:
- the rhtA gene encoding threonine/homoserine exporter RhtA gives MNDQPRSLASTLFPVGLLLIAMASIQSGASLAKSMFPIVGAQGTTTLRLIFASVIMLLLLKPWRAKLTAKSLRTVIVYGMALGGMNFLFYMSLRTVPLGIAVALEFTGPLAVAIYASRRAIDFLWIALAAIGLLLLIPTGATTAGIDLVGAGYALGAGVCWALYILFGQKAGADNGVTTAALGVMIAALFVAPIGIVHAGSALLTPALIPIAIGVAILSTALPYTLEMVALTRMPARTFGTLMSIEPAFGALSGLLFLQEYLSLSQWMAILCIILASVGATMTMGSTSKPAIAAD, from the coding sequence AATCCGGCGCCTCGCTGGCCAAAAGCATGTTCCCTATTGTGGGCGCTCAAGGCACGACAACGCTGCGCCTGATCTTCGCCAGCGTGATCATGCTTTTACTGCTCAAACCCTGGAGAGCGAAGCTGACAGCCAAGTCACTGCGCACAGTGATCGTCTATGGGATGGCACTAGGAGGCATGAACTTCCTCTTCTATATGTCGCTGCGCACTGTTCCGCTCGGCATCGCGGTAGCACTGGAGTTCACCGGCCCACTGGCCGTCGCCATCTATGCATCGCGTCGCGCGATCGACTTTCTCTGGATTGCCTTGGCAGCCATTGGGCTGTTGCTGCTGATACCGACCGGCGCTACGACAGCTGGTATCGATCTGGTCGGCGCAGGCTATGCGCTGGGAGCTGGTGTTTGCTGGGCTTTGTACATTCTGTTCGGCCAGAAAGCCGGCGCGGATAACGGCGTTACCACAGCGGCACTTGGTGTGATGATCGCCGCCCTGTTCGTTGCCCCCATCGGCATTGTCCATGCTGGCAGCGCACTGCTGACACCTGCACTGATCCCGATCGCCATTGGTGTCGCAATCCTGTCCACCGCCCTGCCCTATACGCTGGAAATGGTCGCGCTCACCCGAATGCCCGCGCGCACGTTCGGTACATTGATGAGCATCGAACCAGCGTTTGGAGCGCTATCAGGTCTGCTGTTTCTTCAGGAATACCTTTCTTTGTCACAATGGATGGCGATCCTGTGCATTATTCTGGCCTCCGTCGGAGCAACCATGACAATGGGCAGCACCTCTAAACCCGCCATCGCGGCAGATTGA
- a CDS encoding TetR/AcrR family transcriptional regulator, which translates to MRYSVGHKLETKEKLLQSSSLSAKKNGFSSMGVDGLMKAIGLSGAAFYSHFSSKDALFAAIVERELCQSLERLGGQGPQDRERLERCLKLYLNMAHVEQPELGCALPALGAEIARSDIVVREQAELWICKLQESWAQILESDSLAWAILSQCVGALVVARMLASPRIQQRVLNACHEEIGHQLAASRVQ; encoded by the coding sequence ATGCGGTACTCCGTCGGTCACAAGCTGGAAACCAAAGAAAAGCTTCTGCAAAGCAGCTCGCTGTCTGCGAAAAAAAACGGGTTTTCATCGATGGGCGTCGATGGCCTGATGAAGGCGATCGGCCTGAGTGGGGCGGCGTTCTACAGTCATTTTTCGTCCAAGGACGCTTTGTTCGCGGCTATCGTCGAGCGGGAGTTGTGCCAGAGTCTGGAGCGGCTGGGCGGGCAGGGTCCGCAGGATCGTGAACGGCTGGAGCGGTGCCTGAAACTGTATCTGAACATGGCCCATGTCGAGCAGCCTGAACTGGGCTGCGCATTACCCGCTCTGGGCGCCGAGATTGCGCGGTCGGACATTGTTGTGCGGGAACAGGCTGAGTTGTGGATTTGTAAGCTTCAGGAAAGTTGGGCGCAGATTCTGGAAAGCGACAGCCTGGCCTGGGCCATTCTGTCGCAGTGCGTCGGGGCGCTAGTGGTGGCGCGTATGCTTGCATCGCCCAGGATTCAGCAGCGGGTGTTGAACGCCTGTCACGAAGAGATTGGGCACCAGCTCGCCGCTTCGCGGGTGCAGTAG
- a CDS encoding SDR family oxidoreductase → MNNKKVVLVVGAGDATGGAIAKRFAKEGFIACVTRRSTDKLQPLVEAIQADGGEAHGFACDARKEEDVIALIEDIETRLGPIETFVFNIGANVPCSILEETARKYFKIWEMACFSGFLNAREVAKRMVTRSRGTILFTGATAGLRGASGFAAFAGAKHGIRALAQSMARELGPMNIHVAHVVVDGAIDTDFIRDNFPEKYATKDQDGILNPDHIAENYWYLHSQPRDAWTFELDLRPWNERW, encoded by the coding sequence ATGAATAACAAGAAGGTCGTATTGGTCGTCGGCGCAGGTGATGCCACGGGCGGAGCCATCGCCAAGCGGTTTGCCAAGGAAGGTTTCATCGCATGTGTCACTCGGCGCAGCACCGACAAACTGCAGCCATTGGTGGAAGCCATCCAGGCGGACGGTGGTGAAGCCCACGGCTTTGCCTGCGATGCACGCAAGGAAGAAGACGTAATAGCACTGATCGAAGATATCGAGACCCGCCTCGGGCCGATTGAAACATTCGTTTTCAACATCGGCGCCAACGTGCCCTGCAGCATCCTTGAAGAAACCGCCCGCAAATATTTCAAGATTTGGGAAATGGCCTGTTTCTCCGGTTTTCTCAATGCCCGGGAAGTAGCCAAACGGATGGTGACCCGTAGCCGCGGCACTATCCTGTTCACCGGCGCGACTGCCGGATTGCGCGGGGCCTCAGGTTTTGCCGCATTCGCCGGGGCCAAACATGGCATCCGCGCTCTGGCACAAAGCATGGCCAGAGAGCTTGGCCCGATGAACATCCATGTCGCCCACGTCGTGGTCGATGGCGCCATCGATACCGATTTCATCCGCGACAACTTCCCTGAGAAATATGCCACCAAGGACCAGGACGGTATTCTCAATCCCGACCATATCGCCGAGAACTATTGGTATCTGCATAGTCAGCCACGGGACGCCTGGACGTTCGAGCTGGATCTGCGTCCGTGGAACGAACGCTGGTAA
- a CDS encoding 2-hydroxychromene-2-carboxylate isomerase produces MSKTVEFYFDLGSPATYLAYTQLPKICAETGSQLIYIPMLLGGVFKATGNASPAMIPAKGRYMFQDLDRYAKRYGVPLKFNPHFPINTLILMRAVTGIQLRHPDRFQAFIDCLFKALWVEGRPLDEPATVAAVLTEHGFNPEEVLALTNDETVKAALKGNTETAVKRGVFGAPSIFIDNQLFFGQDRLDFVVEALR; encoded by the coding sequence ATGAGCAAAACCGTGGAGTTCTATTTCGATCTCGGCAGCCCCGCCACCTACCTGGCGTATACCCAGCTGCCGAAAATCTGCGCCGAAACCGGCAGCCAGTTGATTTACATTCCGATGTTACTGGGCGGCGTGTTCAAGGCCACCGGCAATGCGTCGCCGGCAATGATCCCGGCCAAAGGTCGCTACATGTTTCAGGACCTGGACCGCTACGCCAAACGCTACGGCGTACCTTTGAAATTCAACCCGCATTTCCCGATCAATACCCTGATATTGATGCGAGCAGTCACCGGCATTCAACTGCGTCATCCCGATCGCTTCCAGGCGTTCATCGATTGCCTGTTCAAAGCGCTGTGGGTTGAAGGCCGTCCCCTCGATGAACCGGCAACAGTCGCCGCCGTGCTGACCGAACATGGCTTCAATCCTGAAGAGGTACTGGCATTGACCAACGATGAAACAGTCAAGGCTGCGCTCAAGGGCAACACCGAAACCGCCGTGAAGCGTGGCGTCTTCGGCGCGCCGAGCATATTCATCGACAACCAGTTGTTCTTCGGTCAGGACCGGCTCGACTTCGTGGTGGAAGCTCTTCGCTAA
- a CDS encoding zinc-dependent alcohol dehydrogenase family protein: protein MTDSLNMKALIVDTADGPLRLVSLERPVAGAGQVLVRIKASGVNPLDLKIRAGQAAHARQPLPAVLGLDLAGVIEAVGEGVQDWAPGDEVFALATGIGGAQGSLAEFAVVDARLLARKPLNLSQREAASLPLILITAWEGLVDRARVGAGHKVLIHGGAGGVGHVAVQLARAFGAEVYATGSAGQRSIIEGYGATFIDYRENSVEDYVAEFTAGEGFDIVYDTVGGETLDASFKAARIYSGHVLSCLGWGQHRLAPLSFRGATYSGVFTLLPLLTGKGCEHHGEILRQAAALIESGQLRPLLDPHRFTLETAGEAHELLATKAAQGRLVVEI, encoded by the coding sequence ATGACTGACTCACTGAACATGAAAGCCCTGATAGTGGACACCGCTGATGGGCCGTTACGCTTGGTTTCCCTTGAACGGCCTGTAGCTGGGGCCGGGCAGGTATTGGTGCGGATCAAGGCCAGCGGCGTGAATCCGCTGGATCTGAAAATTCGTGCAGGGCAGGCCGCCCATGCCCGGCAACCGTTGCCAGCGGTGTTGGGACTGGATCTGGCGGGTGTGATCGAAGCGGTGGGTGAGGGCGTGCAGGATTGGGCGCCGGGCGATGAGGTGTTTGCGTTGGCCACGGGCATCGGCGGAGCGCAAGGTTCGCTGGCCGAGTTTGCAGTGGTGGACGCACGACTGTTGGCGCGTAAGCCTTTGAACCTGAGCCAGCGTGAGGCCGCGAGCCTGCCGCTGATACTGATCACGGCGTGGGAAGGCCTGGTGGATCGGGCTCGGGTGGGTGCGGGGCACAAAGTGTTGATTCATGGCGGTGCGGGTGGCGTCGGGCATGTGGCTGTACAACTGGCCCGTGCATTCGGTGCTGAAGTGTATGCAACGGGTTCTGCGGGACAACGCTCGATCATCGAGGGTTACGGTGCGACGTTCATTGATTATCGAGAGAACTCGGTGGAGGACTATGTCGCCGAGTTCACGGCGGGGGAGGGGTTCGACATTGTCTATGACACGGTCGGCGGCGAGACGCTGGATGCCTCCTTCAAAGCCGCACGGATCTATAGCGGACATGTGCTCAGTTGCCTGGGCTGGGGGCAGCACAGGCTTGCGCCGTTATCGTTTCGTGGGGCGACGTATTCAGGCGTGTTCACCTTGTTGCCGTTACTGACCGGCAAGGGCTGCGAGCATCATGGCGAGATTTTGCGACAGGCTGCCGCCCTGATTGAGTCCGGCCAGCTGCGACCGCTGCTGGATCCGCATCGGTTCACGCTGGAAACCGCCGGGGAGGCCCATGAGCTGCTGGCGACGAAAGCAGCTCAGGGGCGTTTGGTGGTGGAGATTTAG